In Planctomycetota bacterium, the following are encoded in one genomic region:
- the rpsJ gene encoding 30S ribosomal protein S10 translates to MAGDRIRIRMEAYDHRVLDQSAAEIVETSKRTGARVKGPIPLPTRIERYTVLRSPHIDKKSREQFEIRTHKRLIDIEEPTTKTVDALNKLNMPAGVYIKIKA, encoded by the coding sequence ATGGCTGGCGACCGGATCCGAATTCGCATGGAGGCGTACGATCACCGCGTTCTGGATCAGAGCGCGGCCGAGATCGTCGAAACGAGCAAACGCACGGGCGCGCGCGTCAAGGGCCCGATCCCGCTGCCGACGCGCATCGAGCGGTACACGGTGCTCCGCTCGCCCCACATTGACAAGAAGAGCCGCGAACAGTTTGAGATTCGAACGCACAAGCGGCTGATCGACATTGAAGAGCCGACCACCAAGACGGTCGACGCCCTCAATAAGTTGAACATGCCGGCGGGCGTTTATATCAAGATTAAGGCGTAG